TTCACATCGCCTGGCCAGACGAGTTACATCCGGCTCGAGATCCGATTTCTGCAGGCAGCTGGTTGAAAAATGAATTTTCCCGATTAAAAATCGCCAGCAAGCAAATCCTGATCTCATTTCCACGCCACGATGCTACAATTCGTTTGATCGAAATCCCGGATGTTCCGCTGGAAGAAGTTCCTGAGATCGTTCGATTTCAAACCGCGACGAAGTCTTCGGTACCTCTCGGACAGTTGATGCTCGACTATCTGTTATTGCCAGCACAGGAAGGAAAAGCAACGCGGGACGTACTTGTAGCCAGCATCTCCAAAGACCTGCATCAACAGTCTGTGAAAACATTTCAGTCGATGGGACTGGAAATTGTCTCCACGGGAATCAGTTCACTGGCGGCTGCAGAATGGGTTTCCCATATCGACGTTGACAATGCGAATCTGGATGTTCCCACATTGATTGTCAACCAAATCGATCATCATCTGGAACTCTCTTTAATCAGCAAATACGAGTTACTCTTTTCGCATTCGACATCAATCAGTTCGGGAGATCAGGCAGCCATCCAGTCGGCAATGCAAACAGAAATCAATCGATTTCTATTATCTCGCAGTGCTCAGCTTGGTGGTCAGAATATCGAACTCGTGTTTCTGATCGGAGACCCCTTATCTCTTCAGGACTTTACGGCATCTTTGGGTGAGCGTCTACACTGTCGTGTGGAAGTGCTTGACCCGCTGTTACAGATTAAGACTGGCTCCGATGAGGTTCCTGTTTTGGAATCTCCTGGTGTTTTAGCCGGACCACTGGGAATGCTGTACGCTCAAAGCCAGAAGAAACTGGATGGCGTCGACTTTCTGCACCCGCATAAAGCGGAAGAAAAACCGGATCGACGTAAGCTTCAAATTGGGCTGGGAGTGGCCGGCGTCGTTTTGATTCTACTCACAGCGATGTATCTGACTCAGAGCAGTGTCGCCGATCTGGATGACCAAATCGCCGAACGAAAGAAAGTGCAGAAAGACCTGGATGAATTTCTCAAACGAGGCCAACCGACACTGGAATCGGTGGCGTTGATCGATGAATGGGAAAACTCAAATTCCAAAGCATTAAAAATCATGCAGGAGTTAGATACCGTACTCCCGGGGACCGATCGGGTCTACTTGAGCGAACTGGATGTCACGCGTTCGGCCGGTCAATCCATCAGCCGACTCAGAGCAACCGGGCATGCCAAAGATGATCTCGATGTCAGAGACCTCAACCAACAGTTATCGAATAATAATTATCGGGTTCACCCCAAACGAAGTAATAATACAACCACAGACCCAGCCTATCCGGTCCCCTTTGAGATCGATGCAGAACGATTACCCGCGAAAGCGGAACCCCCTCAGAAACCTGCTACTGAAAAAAACAATTAATGGTGATCTCTTAGAAAATGAATCTGTTTAAGTCGTAATTAATTTTATTGAGCTGAATGTTTGAACGATGCAAAAACGAGAAAAAATACTGGCAGCGTTTTTTGGAGCCGTGATTGTGATCTGGTTGGGGATGCCTGTCATCGACAGCACCTTTATTGAACCGGTAGAAACACGCAAAAATCAGCTGAAAGCATTGAATCAACAGATTGACCAGAAAGAGCAAAAAGAGCTGGAGCTTCTCCGGTCGGCCAAACAATTGGGAAACTGGGTTGCGCATAGCTTGCCGCCCGATGAACACGATGCACAGCGGCTGTACCTGGAATGGTTGAATGATCTCGCAGAACTTTCGGGAATTTCCAATCTGAAACTTTCGCCAGGCCGACGTATTCGAGAAGGCAAAACGTACATCGCAATCCAGGTCTCTCTCGAAGGGTCTGCAACCTACGAGCAACTGTGTCGATTTCTATTACACTTCTACCAAGCAGATTTGCAGCAGAACATTATCGGGCTGGAGTTAGACAGCATGGGCACTGGTAAATCGGATCAACTCGAAATCAAACTGACCGCTGAAGGGTTGGCGTTAACCAAAGCGAAGCCGCGCGAGCAGTTGTTCCCACGTGCAAAACTATCCTCCAACCTGAATTTTGATGAAACCAAAATGAAAGTCCAGGACACGATCGATTTTCCCAAAGAGACGCCGTTTCGCATTCGCATTGGTCAGGAATTTCTGACTGTCAGTGAGGTCTCTGGAAATACCTGGACCATCGTTCGGGGCGCCGATCTAACCGTTCCTGCCCGATATGAAACAGGGACTCCTGTCGAACTGGCACCTTTGAACCAGTATTTAGAAGGCAGTACAAAGCTAGAACAACCAATTACGGAAGACGCACAGGTGATCAAAGTACTCAGTGCCAAATATTTTCCACTCGGACAGAGCTTCCTTGTAAAAATTGATCAGGAGCTTCTCAACGTCACCAGTCATGCTGCTGGAGACTGGACGGTTCAACGCGGCGTGCTCAACACCAAACAGGCTACTCATAAGAAAGGTGCTACGGTTACCCAGGCCCCTCAATATCTGCAGGCCGTTTTCGATTATGGTTTGATCGCCGCATCCAGTCCGTTTGCCAAACCAATTCCTGACAAAATCTACAATTTGGAACTGAAGGATATTTCCAATCAGACTATCGTTCGAGGAAATACTCTGGATCTAAATCTACCTCTGCAGGGTGTGAACCCTGGTCTCAAGGCCCCTATTTTGTCTGTCATCACAGAATTGCCAAGTCTGGTTGTTGAATCGGGTAAGTTAAAGTGGTCCCCGGATAAAGAGCAGAAGCCGGGGGTATATCCGGTTATCGTGAATGCTAAGCAGGGAGAACAGAGCGTTGAAACTTTATTTCAGATCGAGTTTCTGGAAAAGAACACGCCTCCTCAAATTGAAGTCGTCAGTTCGACGACCGCGTATCAGACACAACCAATGTCTTTGACTGTAAAAGCGACAGACGTCGATCTCCCACCACAAAAACTCAATTTTACATTAGGGCCTGGCGCTCCAGTCGGTGTCAGCATCAATCCTGAAACAGGTGAACTCAAATGGACTCCGCCTGCAACAATGGAGTTAAAAGAGTATCCGATTACCGTAACGGTTTCCGATTCAGGTATCCCCCCGGTTTCCTCATCAAAACAGATCAATATCAAAGTTGCATTGGATGATGCATTCTTCACTTTCCTGACAGGCAGCATCGATCTCGATGGCAAAAAAGTCGCCTGGATTCGCAACCGAGCCACCAACCAGAAACAGGAAGTGCATACCGGCGATAAAATCAACGTGGCTGAAATCAGTGCTGTCGTGAAATCAATTACAGAAAATCACGTCATACTGGAAATCGACGGTAAACAGTGGATGCTCTCGCTGGGGGAAAACTTCAGATCTTTGCGAAACCTGACGGGAGTTCCTGTGTTGAATTAGCGTCTCTCTTCTCACAATTCAAAAACGACACCCACCCCATTTCACTTAGACACCCCGTCTGTCTCATTTTACCAACTAATCCACTACGGTAACCGCCTTCATTGAAGTGCTCGGCCGAGAACCATTATGCGCATCCCCTTTGTTATCATGAGGTTAGAAACACACCACCCTGTCATAAAAACTCGATTTTTCTTTATAAATCTAAAACCTTTGTTCAATAAAAATGTCAAACTTTGCCGATATTAACGATTGTAGGGATTCTGTCGGAGATGATCTCGCTTGAGATACGTCCACACTCCTTGGCTTCAATTCCTGAATTTAACTCCTGATATCTATGGGGTGAAACGTTGCTGTCTTTTAAACGATTAACCAGAACTGTTTCCAGGCAATTGCGGTGTCTGCTGGCAGCACTCATGTTGTGCGGACCTTCAATTTCTGCTTACGCCGATAGCAAACCCGGCTTTTGGAGCCGTCTGCGTAAGTCATCCGATACACAATCGAATCAGAGCAGTTCAACCTCGGGGAATCAAAGCCAGCCTACTGCGCAGATCAAACGCAATCGGAAGCAAGCAAATGAAGTCGCTGATATTTCATTAAATCACGTTCAGGCAACCTGGGAAAAGGTCCTGACTCAGGTAGCAGAGCAGAGTCAGTTAACGCTGGTCATGGATGTGGTTCCCAAAGGCTTTTATTCTCGCATTGATAAGAGACCACACTCCTTAAAAGAAACATTTCAGATTTTAAATCGTGACTTGGAACCAAAGGGGTTTCGATTACTTCAAAAAGATCAGTTCTTAATTGTTCTCGATCTTCGACAGGCCAAACCGAGATATGTACGGGCCACCGTTCAGACCAGCGGGAAACAGCATCGCGAAGAAGTAGAAAAGAAAAAACAGACAGTCAGGCAAGTCGAATACGTGGAACAGGCAGAACATTCTGAAGCTCCCGCACATCCGGTCGACGTTCCTGCAACCTTTGAAAAAAGTGCACGTCGACTTCCGCAACAACCCTCAAAACCACAACAGACTCTGTTTGCAGTTCGACCACGAACCTTAAACAGTACCGAAATCCTGCGGCTGTTTTATCATGCGTTTGAATCGCGTGCAGAATTGCAGGGAGAAGGCCCGAATGGTTTACCCGGAGTCGTTGTCTATTCTCAAAATCAAAACAGTCTAACTGATGATCAGACAAAAGAATCACTCAATATCGTACAGGCACAAGTTGAATTTCGTGTCGGACTCGACAAACAAAATAATGAATTGATCTTCGAAGCGGCAGCTCCCAAAGCACGTGCTTTAAAAACAACCGTGATGAAGTTAGATCAGGCTGCCAGTGGAAAAGTAGAATCAATTCAACTGGTAACAGGCTCTACTCAGATTGGTCAGGTCGCACAGACGCTACACAAACAGACCAATGCACAAAGCACTCGCCGCAGCCCTCAACAGGGTTTGTCAGTCAATACTTATTCCAACCGTCGTCTGCCTTCGCGTCATCAGCAGATTGACCGCCTCAGACAGCGTGTCGATCAAGTCGCCTTCGATGATGCACAGACCGGAAATGCAGTGCAAAACACACAACAACCTCAACCTGCAGAAAAACCGGCTGAGGGTGTCAAGCAACCCTCTCTGCCGGAGTTATTACAAGACTTGAGTGGCAACGTAAATATTGAAAGTGTGCCCGACCTGGGTGTGCTGATCCTGCGTGGAAAAGACGAAGATGTGAATGCTTTGATGAAAATCATCAAAGAGCTGGAAAAACTGAGCGAAGGAACCCGTCCTGATATTCATTTATTGAATTTGCGTCATGTCAACTCGACGGCACTCGCAGATTTACTGAATGGAGTTTACGAAGACCTTGTCAAACTACGAGCCATTCAGGGACAAATTCAGAAAATCAAAATTATTCCTCTGGTCAAGCCGAATGCCTTGCTGATTCTGGCCCCTGATACCGATATGCCTTCGATTCTCAAATTAGCGGAAGAACTGGATCAACCAGTCAATCCGCAGACCGAGTTTGGCGTATTTGAATTGAAAAGTGCCAGTGCCAGTCAGGTCGCAACCACATTGACAGAATTTTATGACGAACGGGGCGGACTGGGAACACGGGTGATTGTTTCTGCCAACATTCGGACAAACTCAATCATCGTCCAGGCACAACCGCGTGACATGCAGGAAGTAGCAGCCCTGATCCAAAAAATTGATCAGGACCAGTCTAAAGCAGTCAGTCGCGTCAAAATATTTCCATTGACAAACGCCATCGCCGCCGAACTCGCAGAGACATTGAATTCGACTTTGCAAAGTGTATTAAATCCGGCAGCGGCACAGACATCGGGTTTAGGAACCAATATTGGTGGTGCCGGCGGAGAAGCAGCGCAGCAGTTACAGGAAGCACGATCTGTGGTGCTGGAATTTCTTTCACAGCAAGGAAGTCAAAGCCGTGTACTCAGATCAGGTTTATTAGCTGACATTCGTGTCATCGCTGACCCTCGTGCGAATACTCTGGTTGTGACTGCCCCTAAAGACAGCCTGGAACTCATCGGCGCATTAATCAAACAATTTGATCAACGTGTCTCAACGGTCGCAGAACTTAAAGTCTTTACCTTGAAAAATGCTGATGCACAATCCATGGTCACACTGCTGCAAGCCACTTTCGCACCTGAGAATCAAGAGACCGATTTGGGAATTCAAATTGCCGGCGTGAATGATGCAAACAGTAATCTGATCCCATTAAGTTTTACCGTCGATCGTCGAACGAACTCCGTTGTCGCTCAAGGGGGCGCGGATGCGCTCCAGATCGTCGAAGCCATTCTGCTCAAACTGGATGGTGCCGACAGCCGCAAACGGGAAACGACTGTGATTCAACTGAAAAACACACCCGTCGCAGATGTCTCTGAAGCCATCAATGAGTTCCTGGATACACAACGTGCGCTGATTGCTCAGGATCCGGACCTGATCAGTAGCTTCGAATTACTCGAGCGGGAAGTGATTGTGGTTCCTGAACCAATCAATAACAATCTCATCATCAGTGCCACCCCACGATTTTTTGAAGAGATTTCCAATCTGGTCAAAAATTTAGACAAAGAAGCACCTCAGGTTATCATTCAGGCTCTGATCGTCGAGGTGGAATTGGATAATGATGATGAATTTGGAGTCGAACTGGGGATTCAGGATTCCCTGCTCTTTAACCGTAGTATTATTGATAACGTATTAACCGTTCAACAGACTGTCACCGGACAGAACAACGTCACGCAAACCAATCAAACGATTGTGTCTCAGGAAGCAACTCCCGGATTCCTGTTTAACAGTGTCAACCCGCTGGGAACGAACAACACAAATAACGTTGGCGATACCGCAGGTCAGGCGTTGAGCAATTTCTCGCTTCAACGTGGGAACAGTGATCTTGGATTCGGGGGGCTGGTACTTTCTGCCAGTTCCGAATCGGTCAGTATTCTAATTCGCGCTCTGGCAGCCAAACGGAACGTGCAGATTTTGAGTCGTCCGCAGATTCGAACCGTGGATAATGTGACAGCTCAGATCCAGGTTGGTCAGATTGTTCCCGTTGTCAATGGTGTGTCTGTGACTGCTGTCGGCTCTGCTAATCCTGTGATCGAACAGTCGGAAGCCGGGATTATTCTGACGGTCACCCCCCGCATCAGTCCTGATGGCAATATCGTGATGGAAACGCAGGCTGAGAAAAGTGATTTCAATGGTCAAAGCGTTCCCATCTTCACTGATGCCACCACAGGGAACGTCGTGGAATCTCCGATCAAGAATATTACACAGGTTCAAACGACAGTCAGTGTTCCCAACGGGCAAACCGTTGTCCTGGGGGGAATGATTACCGAATCTGATACGACCATTGAACGCAAAGTCCCCTGGCTGGGTGACATTCCGCTCGTGGGAATTCCTTTCCGCTATGACTACACTTCCACGCGTCGGAAAGAATTGCTGGTCTTCCTGACACCACGCATCATTCGAAACGACGCTGATTCTGAATTCATTAAGCAGGTCGAAGCAGAACGCATTCACCTGCCGGTTGAGAAAGCAGAAGAGATGCAGGGACCTATTTTTGCGGTCCCTCCGGGAGAACCAGAGTTTGTGCCTGAGGGCGATGGTATGCTGGAAGCAATTCCGACCACCGTGATGCCACAAACCAATCTGAATCCGGATGTGATGTCCAATCCGAATTCGGAAGGAGTAATTCAGCAAATCAATTACGAGAAACAACAATCCATTCGTTCTCCGAAAAAACCGGTTAAACAAAAGCGATTTCAAGCGAAATTTCCTTATTGGGGACGAGATTAAACAATGAAACATCTGATCGTGCCTGTTCGACTATTAGCATTGCTCTTATTACTTTCGACTTCTAGTTCCGGATGTACGAGCCTGGCGTTGTCTACCTGGGATTGGAAGGGCGCCAAAAATTTTGCTACACCCAAAAAACCGGCTGTGGAAATTGTCGCGCTCTGGGAGGCTGCTGACGGAAAAGGCGTAGACGGAATGCCGACGCGCGGATTTGCAGGACAGCTCTTGTTTTTTCAACACAACAACTCCTCACCCGTTTATGTAAAAGGTGAGGTCATGATTCATCTCTACGATGACCAGGGATCTGCGAACGAACAGAATAAACCAATCCATCAATACAAATTTGATGCAGGTGCCTGGCAGGTTCATGCAGTGGAATCAACGCTGGGCCCCGCTTACCAGGTGTTTATCCCCTACGTGCGAAAAGGAAGAGATCAGGCAGAATGTGCTTTGCGTGTGCAATTAACTCAGAAGAATTCGCCTGAGATTTATTCGCGAATGATCTCCGTCAAACTGGAAGGCAAAACTCCCGAAGCGGCAGAACAGCCTCTGGCTCAAGAGAAACCTGCCCCGAAACAAAATGTACTCGTAGAAACGTTGGCGCGGCGGGCACAGGGAAAACGTCTGGAACTCTCATCGGAACTTCTGGAATCACGGGCAAATCAAGCTGCGGAACAGCGAAACGAAATTCAGCAAGTCAGTGCGGAAGTCAGCGTGCCTTCATCGGATGAACGGGACGAACGCATCCGTCGACTGGAACAACAGCTAAGCAGCCTCCTGAATGATCAAATTCAGGCACCAGTAGAGAGAATGAACAGCCTGCTTCAGGAAAACGATACGCCTGAGCAATCCGCGAGGTACCGGCAGTTTCGCTTAAATTCACCCAGTGAGTAAGTGATTCCCCACTTGAAAACAGATTATTTACTTCCACGTTTAAATGTCGATGTTATAATTAGGAATGATACGGGTTCGTTCCGTTCTGGCTTCTGTTTCGGGGAAAATCATGGCACGCTCTCTTTTTACAACCGTTTTTTGCGTAACAGTTTGCGCGTGTTTCACTCTTGGGATCACCAAACAAACAGAAGCGCAAGTACAAACTCTGTCCAGCAGCAGTTCATCACAGACTTCGGGAAATACGGGAACCACAATTGGAAATGCCAACTCCGGCAATCGCGGAACAGGAAATTCGCAGTTCGGTCTGACAACCATGGGAACGGTGCAAAATCTGACACCTCAGAATGGCTTCATTGGCCGTTCCGACGCCGCCCAGAATTCATTCATTGGACGGAGTAACGCACAGAACGCGGCTAATAATGCTGGTCAGGGGCGCAATTTTAATCGTGCCAACACTGGAGGATCTACCCAGAACCAGTTCAATGCCGGGCAAACGGGCCCCAAAGTTCCCGCCTTCCGTCCCCAAATGCGTGTTGCGTTTACAGCACCACCGCTTCCACTCAGCAATGTGCAAACCTCGATGGGCCATTCATTTGACCGCATCAAAGAACGTAACGAAAAATTACGGGGCGTGCAGTTCGAAGTCAACGCAGACCGCAGTGTGACACTACGAGGTCAGGTCGATACTGCGGGTGCTAAGAAACTGGTCGAGTTTCTGGCGATGCTGGAACCGGGCGTGCGCAAGGTCAAGAATGAACTGACCGTTGCGACTGCCGGTAAATAGCACATTCGCTAAGCCAGAGAGGTTTGGGCGGGCGTCCTGACCGATTTCATAAGTAACGCAAACTGCTGATCGTAATCACTGAGTTGTCCCGCGCTGTCCTCAAGCTGATTCTCGCTAATCGGGATCTTGACGACATGCCCGCTTCCGGGCGCGACATCGACCGACGCCGATTTCTTGTCTAGCAATGCTTTCAATTGAAAGACGGTATTGCCGGCAGGGGTCATCAATTCCAGTTCATCGTTCAGGCCGAACTTGTTTTTGACATCCACTATCAAACCGTCCTCGTCACGATCAATGATATCGCCGACAAACTGCTGCTGATTGGCCATTGAACGACCATGCTCATAATTCTGCATACTTTCCGAGGCATGTCGCTGGAAGAAACCCTCCGTGTAACCACGATTAGAAAGGCTGTCGAGCATCTCCAGTAAATTGTCATTGAATTCAATACCCGCGGCAGCATCATCAATGGCTTTGCGATAAACCTG
This window of the Gimesia fumaroli genome carries:
- a CDS encoding type IV pilus biogenesis protein PilM, coding for MADYLAINWEKTGLSGVEAHTSGSAVSVKRAFHIAWPDELHPARDPISAGSWLKNEFSRLKIASKQILISFPRHDATIRLIEIPDVPLEEVPEIVRFQTATKSSVPLGQLMLDYLLLPAQEGKATRDVLVASISKDLHQQSVKTFQSMGLEIVSTGISSLAAAEWVSHIDVDNANLDVPTLIVNQIDHHLELSLISKYELLFSHSTSISSGDQAAIQSAMQTEINRFLLSRSAQLGGQNIELVFLIGDPLSLQDFTASLGERLHCRVEVLDPLLQIKTGSDEVPVLESPGVLAGPLGMLYAQSQKKLDGVDFLHPHKAEEKPDRRKLQIGLGVAGVVLILLTAMYLTQSSVADLDDQIAERKKVQKDLDEFLKRGQPTLESVALIDEWENSNSKALKIMQELDTVLPGTDRVYLSELDVTRSAGQSISRLRATGHAKDDLDVRDLNQQLSNNNYRVHPKRSNNTTTDPAYPVPFEIDAERLPAKAEPPQKPATEKNN
- a CDS encoding cadherin repeat domain-containing protein — translated: MQKREKILAAFFGAVIVIWLGMPVIDSTFIEPVETRKNQLKALNQQIDQKEQKELELLRSAKQLGNWVAHSLPPDEHDAQRLYLEWLNDLAELSGISNLKLSPGRRIREGKTYIAIQVSLEGSATYEQLCRFLLHFYQADLQQNIIGLELDSMGTGKSDQLEIKLTAEGLALTKAKPREQLFPRAKLSSNLNFDETKMKVQDTIDFPKETPFRIRIGQEFLTVSEVSGNTWTIVRGADLTVPARYETGTPVELAPLNQYLEGSTKLEQPITEDAQVIKVLSAKYFPLGQSFLVKIDQELLNVTSHAAGDWTVQRGVLNTKQATHKKGATVTQAPQYLQAVFDYGLIAASSPFAKPIPDKIYNLELKDISNQTIVRGNTLDLNLPLQGVNPGLKAPILSVITELPSLVVESGKLKWSPDKEQKPGVYPVIVNAKQGEQSVETLFQIEFLEKNTPPQIEVVSSTTAYQTQPMSLTVKATDVDLPPQKLNFTLGPGAPVGVSINPETGELKWTPPATMELKEYPITVTVSDSGIPPVSSSKQINIKVALDDAFFTFLTGSIDLDGKKVAWIRNRATNQKQEVHTGDKINVAEISAVVKSITENHVILEIDGKQWMLSLGENFRSLRNLTGVPVLN
- a CDS encoding secretin N-terminal domain-containing protein encodes the protein MLCGPSISAYADSKPGFWSRLRKSSDTQSNQSSSTSGNQSQPTAQIKRNRKQANEVADISLNHVQATWEKVLTQVAEQSQLTLVMDVVPKGFYSRIDKRPHSLKETFQILNRDLEPKGFRLLQKDQFLIVLDLRQAKPRYVRATVQTSGKQHREEVEKKKQTVRQVEYVEQAEHSEAPAHPVDVPATFEKSARRLPQQPSKPQQTLFAVRPRTLNSTEILRLFYHAFESRAELQGEGPNGLPGVVVYSQNQNSLTDDQTKESLNIVQAQVEFRVGLDKQNNELIFEAAAPKARALKTTVMKLDQAASGKVESIQLVTGSTQIGQVAQTLHKQTNAQSTRRSPQQGLSVNTYSNRRLPSRHQQIDRLRQRVDQVAFDDAQTGNAVQNTQQPQPAEKPAEGVKQPSLPELLQDLSGNVNIESVPDLGVLILRGKDEDVNALMKIIKELEKLSEGTRPDIHLLNLRHVNSTALADLLNGVYEDLVKLRAIQGQIQKIKIIPLVKPNALLILAPDTDMPSILKLAEELDQPVNPQTEFGVFELKSASASQVATTLTEFYDERGGLGTRVIVSANIRTNSIIVQAQPRDMQEVAALIQKIDQDQSKAVSRVKIFPLTNAIAAELAETLNSTLQSVLNPAAAQTSGLGTNIGGAGGEAAQQLQEARSVVLEFLSQQGSQSRVLRSGLLADIRVIADPRANTLVVTAPKDSLELIGALIKQFDQRVSTVAELKVFTLKNADAQSMVTLLQATFAPENQETDLGIQIAGVNDANSNLIPLSFTVDRRTNSVVAQGGADALQIVEAILLKLDGADSRKRETTVIQLKNTPVADVSEAINEFLDTQRALIAQDPDLISSFELLEREVIVVPEPINNNLIISATPRFFEEISNLVKNLDKEAPQVIIQALIVEVELDNDDEFGVELGIQDSLLFNRSIIDNVLTVQQTVTGQNNVTQTNQTIVSQEATPGFLFNSVNPLGTNNTNNVGDTAGQALSNFSLQRGNSDLGFGGLVLSASSESVSILIRALAAKRNVQILSRPQIRTVDNVTAQIQVGQIVPVVNGVSVTAVGSANPVIEQSEAGIILTVTPRISPDGNIVMETQAEKSDFNGQSVPIFTDATTGNVVESPIKNITQVQTTVSVPNGQTVVLGGMITESDTTIERKVPWLGDIPLVGIPFRYDYTSTRRKELLVFLTPRIIRNDADSEFIKQVEAERIHLPVEKAEEMQGPIFAVPPGEPEFVPEGDGMLEAIPTTVMPQTNLNPDVMSNPNSEGVIQQINYEKQQSIRSPKKPVKQKRFQAKFPYWGRD
- a CDS encoding BON domain-containing protein; the encoded protein is MARSLFTTVFCVTVCACFTLGITKQTEAQVQTLSSSSSSQTSGNTGTTIGNANSGNRGTGNSQFGLTTMGTVQNLTPQNGFIGRSDAAQNSFIGRSNAQNAANNAGQGRNFNRANTGGSTQNQFNAGQTGPKVPAFRPQMRVAFTAPPLPLSNVQTSMGHSFDRIKERNEKLRGVQFEVNADRSVTLRGQVDTAGAKKLVEFLAMLEPGVRKVKNELTVATAGK